A single Methylobacterium sp. 17Sr1-1 DNA region contains:
- a CDS encoding DUF4267 domain-containing protein — translation MDPRSPPPGDGRLTPADLRLWAVLGLALVFLALAALFLAAPALGALIYGVPAPEGIGRTALRAIGARDAALALYLAGLALFSTRRAVAIVLAASLVIPACDLVLILSAGTAAWWQVALHGVSAGVLALTALWLARRNHSA, via the coding sequence ATGGATCCGCGCAGCCCACCCCCCGGAGACGGCCGCCTCACCCCCGCAGATCTCCGCCTCTGGGCCGTGCTGGGCCTGGCGCTGGTCTTCCTCGCCCTCGCCGCCCTGTTCCTGGCGGCGCCCGCCCTCGGCGCGCTGATCTACGGCGTGCCTGCGCCCGAAGGGATCGGCCGCACGGCCCTGCGTGCGATCGGCGCCCGCGACGCCGCCCTCGCGCTCTATCTCGCCGGCCTCGCCCTGTTCTCGACCCGGCGCGCCGTGGCGATCGTCCTCGCCGCGAGCCTCGTCATCCCGGCCTGCGACCTCGTGCTCATCCTGTCCGCCGGGACGGCGGCGTGGTGGCAGGTGGCGTTGCACGGGGTGAGCGCCGGCGTGCTGGCGCTCACCGCCCTGTGGCTCGCCCGACGTAATCACTCGGCGTAG
- a CDS encoding zinc-binding alcohol dehydrogenase family protein translates to MKVLLCDEPGRLRVTERPEPVPAEGEALVRIRRVGICGTDFHIYQGKHPFLQYPRVMGHELSGTIERAPAGSGLEAGQNCYIVPYLSCGHCVACRKGVTNACQNISVLGVHCDGGMAELISVPAQNVVPVGDTPLDDAAMIEFLAIGAHGVKRGGITKDDRVLVVGSGPIGMSAVIFAKARGAHVTVMDLREDRLAFTRDALGADALLTANDEAEAKAGAATAGDFYDCVIDCTGNRAAMQRGFGFVGHGGRYVLVSVVRDDIVFSDPEFHKRETTLFASRNAQPDDFAEVVRQMQAGRVPTQALRTHRGALADGPALFQDWLRPEAGVIKAILEL, encoded by the coding sequence ATGAAGGTGCTCCTCTGCGACGAGCCGGGTCGCTTGCGCGTGACCGAGCGGCCGGAGCCGGTCCCGGCCGAGGGCGAGGCGCTGGTGCGCATCCGCCGGGTCGGCATCTGCGGCACGGATTTCCACATCTACCAGGGCAAGCACCCGTTCCTGCAATATCCGCGGGTGATGGGCCACGAATTGTCCGGCACGATCGAGCGGGCGCCCGCCGGCAGCGGTCTCGAGGCGGGGCAGAACTGCTATATCGTTCCCTACCTGTCCTGCGGACACTGCGTCGCCTGCCGCAAGGGGGTGACCAATGCCTGCCAGAACATCAGCGTGCTCGGCGTTCATTGCGACGGCGGCATGGCGGAGCTGATCAGCGTCCCGGCGCAAAACGTCGTGCCGGTGGGCGACACGCCCCTCGACGACGCCGCGATGATCGAGTTCCTGGCGATCGGCGCGCACGGGGTGAAGCGCGGCGGCATCACGAAGGATGATCGCGTGCTGGTGGTCGGCTCGGGGCCGATCGGCATGTCGGCGGTGATCTTCGCCAAGGCCCGCGGCGCCCACGTCACCGTCATGGATCTGCGCGAGGACCGGCTCGCCTTCACGCGAGATGCGCTCGGCGCCGACGCGCTGCTCACCGCCAACGACGAGGCCGAGGCGAAGGCCGGGGCCGCCACCGCGGGCGACTTCTACGATTGCGTGATCGACTGCACCGGCAACCGCGCCGCGATGCAGCGCGGCTTCGGCTTCGTCGGCCATGGCGGGCGCTACGTGCTGGTGAGCGTGGTGCGCGACGACATCGTGTTCTCGGATCCCGAGTTCCACAAGCGCGAGACCACCCTGTTCGCCAGCCGCAACGCCCAACCCGACGACTTCGCCGAGGTGGTGCGCCAGATGCAGGCCGGCCGCGTGCCCACCCAGGCCCTGCGCACCCATCGCGGGGCGCTGGCGGACGGGCCCGCGCTGTTCCAGGACTGGTTGCGGCCGGAGGCGGGGGTGATCAAGGCGATCCTGGAACTCTGA
- a CDS encoding transporter substrate-binding domain-containing protein, translated as MKRRTFLAGGLAAASTLAMPALADTLDTIKSRKKLLVALDLGSPPFGMTDAAMQPTGSDVETARLLAAEWELPLEIVQVTSPNRVPFLLTGKADMVIASFSVNEERQKVIDFSDPYGVIQAVIAGPKGREIKDYAAVVGKRLGTTRGSTNDKEATTRAQGAQMVRYDDDATLITAMVSGQVDMVATSPQVMNTANSRKPPEPFETKIVMRTFPYAIGIRKGEAKLQTALNEWVRKNLRNGQLNAIYKKYHGSDLPAEMLA; from the coding sequence ATGAAACGCAGGACCTTCCTGGCCGGCGGCCTCGCGGCCGCCTCCACCCTGGCGATGCCGGCCCTCGCCGACACGCTCGACACGATCAAGAGCCGCAAGAAGCTGCTCGTCGCCCTCGATCTCGGCTCGCCGCCCTTCGGCATGACCGATGCCGCGATGCAGCCGACCGGTTCCGACGTCGAGACCGCCCGCCTGCTCGCCGCCGAGTGGGAGCTGCCGCTGGAGATCGTGCAGGTGACGAGCCCGAACCGGGTGCCGTTCCTGCTCACCGGCAAGGCCGACATGGTGATCGCCTCGTTCAGCGTGAACGAGGAGCGCCAGAAGGTGATCGACTTCTCGGATCCCTACGGGGTGATCCAGGCGGTGATCGCCGGGCCGAAGGGCCGCGAGATCAAGGATTACGCCGCGGTCGTCGGCAAGCGCCTCGGCACCACCCGCGGCAGCACCAACGACAAGGAAGCGACCACCAGGGCCCAGGGCGCCCAGATGGTGCGCTACGACGACGACGCCACGCTGATCACCGCGATGGTGTCGGGCCAGGTCGACATGGTGGCGACGTCGCCGCAGGTGATGAACACCGCCAATAGCCGGAAACCTCCGGAGCCGTTCGAGACCAAGATCGTGATGCGGACGTTCCCCTACGCGATCGGCATCCGCAAGGGCGAGGCCAAGCTCCAGACCGCGTTGAACGAGTGGGTGCGCAAGAACCTGCGCAACGGCCAGCTCAACGCCATCTACAAGAAGTATCACGGCAGCGACCTGCCGGCCGAGATGCTGGCGTAG
- a CDS encoding amino acid ABC transporter ATP-binding protein: MSAVVKLANVHKSFGPLKVLDGVSFEVGRGEVVALIGQSGSGKSTALRCINALETIEEGAIEVCGHAIHAPTLDKRALRLSVGIVFQSYNLFPHLTALQNIMLAPTCVKGIKRGEARDLAMECLARVGLSEKAEHYPEQLSGGQQQRVAIARSLAMQPQVMLFDEVTSALDPQLTSEVLKVMEDLARGGMTMILVTHEMGFARRVAGTVIYMRQGRVWETLAGRDLDNPRTPELRDFVGSGL, from the coding sequence ATGTCGGCCGTCGTTAAGCTTGCCAACGTCCACAAGAGCTTCGGCCCGCTGAAGGTCCTCGACGGCGTCTCGTTCGAGGTCGGCCGCGGCGAGGTGGTGGCGCTGATCGGCCAGTCCGGCTCCGGGAAATCCACGGCGCTCCGCTGCATCAATGCGCTGGAGACGATCGAGGAGGGGGCGATCGAGGTCTGCGGCCACGCGATCCACGCCCCCACCCTCGACAAGCGGGCGTTGCGGCTCTCCGTCGGCATCGTCTTCCAGAGCTACAACCTCTTCCCGCACCTGACGGCCCTCCAGAACATCATGCTGGCGCCGACCTGCGTGAAGGGGATCAAGCGGGGGGAGGCCCGCGACCTCGCGATGGAGTGCCTGGCCCGGGTGGGGCTTTCCGAGAAGGCCGAGCACTACCCCGAGCAGCTGTCCGGCGGGCAGCAGCAGCGCGTCGCCATCGCGCGGTCGCTCGCCATGCAGCCGCAGGTGATGCTGTTCGACGAGGTCACCTCCGCCCTCGACCCGCAGCTCACGTCCGAGGTGCTGAAGGTCATGGAGGATCTCGCCCGCGGCGGCATGACCATGATCCTCGTCACCCACGAGATGGGCTTCGCCCGGCGCGTCGCCGGCACCGTCATCTACATGCGCCAGGGCCGGGTCTGGGAGACCTTGGCCGGCCGCGACCTCGACAACCCACGCACACCCGAGTTGCGCGACTTCGTCGGCAGCGGGCTGTAA
- a CDS encoding amino acid ABC transporter permease yields the protein MPTFGPQHLWFLLQAAGWTLALSAIAFIGGGLLGFCVALARISPNRIVRGLATVYVQVVQGTPLLILLFMIYFGLAIAGFDQLPALIAAGAGLTIYASGFLGEIWRGCIEAVPKTQWEAAECLALSPWQRLTRVVLPQAMRLATAPTVGFLVQIVKNTSLASVVGFVELSQAGKLINNSIFQPFIIFVTVAIFYFAICYPLSAWSRGLERRLNVGRR from the coding sequence ATGCCCACTTTCGGACCCCAGCACCTCTGGTTCCTGCTCCAGGCCGCGGGCTGGACGCTGGCGCTTTCGGCAATAGCCTTCATCGGCGGCGGCCTCCTCGGCTTTTGCGTGGCGCTCGCCCGCATCTCGCCGAACCGGATCGTGCGGGGGCTGGCCACGGTGTACGTGCAGGTGGTGCAGGGCACGCCGCTCCTGATCCTGCTGTTCATGATCTATTTCGGCCTCGCCATCGCGGGTTTCGACCAGCTGCCGGCGCTGATCGCGGCCGGCGCCGGGCTCACGATCTACGCCTCGGGCTTCCTCGGCGAGATCTGGCGCGGCTGCATCGAGGCGGTGCCGAAGACCCAGTGGGAGGCGGCGGAATGCCTCGCCCTGTCGCCCTGGCAGCGGCTCACCCGGGTCGTGCTGCCCCAGGCGATGCGGCTCGCCACCGCCCCCACCGTCGGGTTCCTGGTCCAGATCGTCAAGAACACCTCGCTCGCCTCGGTCGTCGGCTTCGTCGAGCTGTCGCAGGCCGGCAAGCTCATCAACAACTCGATCTTCCAGCCCTTCATCATCTTCGTGACCGTGGCGATCTTCTACTTCGCCATCTGCTATCCGCTGTCGGCCTGGAGCCGCGGGCTGGAGAGGAGGCTCAATGTCGGCCGTCGTTAA
- a CDS encoding amino acid ABC transporter permease, with protein MTYQFDFAALLPYWRDFAAGVWLTLQLSALATVLGFVGGALCAIARADGPPWVKRVVGAYVEVIRNTPLLVQIFLVYFGIAVLGLRVDANVAAVLALVVNVVAYTCEIMRAGIESIHRAQVEAGECLGLNRRQIYWHVVLRPAIERVYPALVSQYVLLMLASSICSQISAEELTAVANRIQSDTFRSFETYIVVGLVYLALSFVVRWAFWGFGLLVFTRRRKLGTAL; from the coding sequence ATGACCTACCAGTTCGATTTCGCCGCGCTGCTGCCGTACTGGCGCGACTTCGCCGCCGGGGTCTGGCTGACGCTCCAGCTCTCGGCGCTGGCGACGGTGCTCGGCTTCGTCGGCGGCGCGCTCTGCGCCATCGCGCGGGCCGACGGGCCGCCCTGGGTGAAGCGGGTCGTCGGCGCCTATGTCGAGGTGATCCGCAACACGCCGCTGCTCGTGCAGATCTTCCTGGTCTATTTCGGCATCGCGGTGCTCGGCCTGCGGGTCGATGCCAACGTGGCGGCGGTGCTCGCCCTCGTCGTCAACGTGGTGGCCTATACCTGCGAGATCATGCGCGCCGGGATCGAGAGCATCCACAGGGCGCAGGTCGAGGCCGGGGAGTGCCTGGGGCTGAACCGCCGCCAGATCTACTGGCACGTGGTGTTGCGCCCGGCGATCGAGCGGGTCTATCCGGCGCTGGTCAGCCAGTACGTGCTGCTGATGCTCGCCTCGTCGATCTGCTCGCAGATCTCGGCCGAGGAGCTGACGGCGGTGGCGAACCGCATCCAGTCCGACACCTTCCGCAGCTTCGAGACCTACATCGTCGTCGGCCTCGTCTACCTCGCCCTGTCCTTCGTCGTGCGCTGGGCCTTCTGGGGCTTCGGCCTCCTCGTCTTCACCCGCCGGCGCAAGCTCGGCACGGCGCTCTAG
- a CDS encoding D-mannonate oxidoreductase → MSVAPESSTRPTRRVVQFGTSRFLQAHADLFIHEAREAGQAVGPVAVVQTSGAASRAGRVAAFGAPEGYPVVIRGIADGAPVERQVTVTSIDRGLSATTDWDAVTALFVEEAEIVLSNTGDTGYAMAASDRGAGWVEAHPPASFPGKLTQLLYRRWQAGGRPLTVLPCELINRNGRVLQGLVLDLAGEAGLPDAFRTWLREGVTFTDTLVDRIVSEPIEPVGAVAEPYALWAIERRPGLVLPCEHPCIVLADDLEPYERLKLHILNLGHTFLAEIWQREGRPEAETVREILADPAIRARLDALYRDEVVPGFSARGMGAEAEAYVAATLDRFLNPYLNHRLSDIAQNHVQKVERRIPAFLAWVEEAGTQPPAPVLRALAAAYPASGAA, encoded by the coding sequence ATGAGCGTCGCCCCCGAGAGCAGCACCCGTCCGACCCGGCGGGTCGTCCAGTTCGGCACCAGCCGCTTCCTGCAGGCCCATGCCGACCTCTTCATCCACGAGGCGCGCGAGGCCGGCCAGGCGGTCGGCCCGGTCGCGGTGGTGCAGACCTCGGGCGCGGCCTCCCGCGCCGGACGCGTCGCCGCCTTCGGGGCGCCGGAGGGCTATCCGGTCGTCATCCGTGGCATCGCGGACGGCGCCCCGGTCGAGCGGCAGGTCACCGTCACCAGCATCGACCGCGGCCTCTCGGCGACGACCGATTGGGACGCCGTGACGGCCCTGTTCGTCGAGGAGGCCGAGATCGTCCTCTCGAATACCGGCGATACCGGCTACGCGATGGCCGCCTCCGACCGCGGTGCGGGATGGGTCGAGGCGCATCCCCCGGCCTCGTTTCCGGGCAAGCTGACCCAGCTCCTCTACCGCCGCTGGCAGGCGGGCGGGCGCCCGCTCACGGTGCTGCCCTGCGAGCTGATCAACCGCAACGGCCGGGTGCTCCAGGGCCTGGTCCTCGACCTCGCGGGCGAGGCCGGACTGCCGGACGCCTTCCGGACCTGGCTGCGCGAGGGCGTGACCTTCACCGACACCCTCGTCGACCGCATCGTCTCCGAGCCGATCGAGCCGGTGGGCGCCGTGGCCGAGCCCTACGCCCTGTGGGCGATCGAGCGCCGGCCCGGCCTCGTGCTCCCCTGCGAGCATCCTTGCATCGTGCTCGCCGACGATCTCGAACCCTACGAGCGGCTGAAGCTGCACATCCTCAATCTCGGCCACACGTTCCTCGCCGAGATCTGGCAGCGCGAGGGCCGGCCCGAAGCCGAGACCGTGCGCGAGATCCTGGCCGATCCGGCGATCCGGGCGCGGCTCGACGCGCTCTACCGCGACGAGGTGGTGCCGGGATTTTCCGCCCGCGGGATGGGGGCGGAGGCCGAGGCCTACGTCGCCGCCACCCTCGACCGGTTCCTCAACCCCTACCTGAACCACCGCCTCTCCGACATCGCCCAGAACCACGTCCAGAAGGTCGAGCGGCGGATCCCCGCCTTCCTGGCCTGGGTCGAGGAGGCGGGCACGCAGCCGCCCGCGCCGGTCCTGCGCGCGCTCGCCGCCGCCTATCCGGCCTCGGGCGCGGCATGA
- a CDS encoding GntR family transcriptional regulator, whose product MRANTVHKRAYNQCLSVLAARPLGSWSASEADLSELLEVSRTTVRGVLAGLAASGIVGMDGARRCLIRHPRPEDYFPGLETETVAEAVERKFMQWVLQGDCRPGQMVNTAELARLFGVSTTAVREYLTRFSQFGLLKRRENSGWIFAGVTPDFAAEIYEIREMFELRSARRFVELAPDSPAWAELAAIEREHHALLAEIDARYRDFSRLDERLHRLIHDASRNRFIRDFYDVISIIFHYHYQWDKSDEKERHRVALREHLDYIAALRSRDLRQIDQTCRAHLRTARATLLRSIAVGPLGGAPARMHGPEAVEALPPAG is encoded by the coding sequence ATGCGGGCGAACACGGTCCACAAGCGGGCCTACAACCAATGCTTGTCCGTGCTGGCGGCGCGGCCGCTCGGATCCTGGTCCGCCTCGGAGGCCGACCTGTCCGAGTTGCTCGAGGTCAGCCGCACGACGGTGCGGGGCGTGCTGGCAGGGCTCGCCGCGTCCGGCATCGTCGGGATGGACGGGGCACGGCGCTGCCTGATCCGTCATCCGCGGCCGGAGGATTATTTTCCGGGACTCGAGACCGAGACGGTGGCCGAAGCCGTCGAGCGCAAGTTCATGCAATGGGTGCTCCAGGGCGATTGCCGCCCGGGCCAGATGGTCAACACCGCGGAACTGGCGCGCCTGTTCGGCGTCTCGACCACGGCGGTGCGGGAATACCTGACCCGGTTCAGCCAGTTCGGGCTGCTGAAGCGGCGCGAGAACAGCGGCTGGATCTTCGCCGGGGTGACGCCGGACTTCGCCGCCGAAATCTACGAGATCCGCGAGATGTTCGAGCTGCGCTCGGCCCGCCGCTTCGTCGAACTGGCGCCGGATTCGCCGGCCTGGGCCGAGCTTGCGGCGATCGAGCGCGAGCATCACGCCCTGCTCGCCGAGATCGACGCGCGCTATCGCGACTTCTCACGCCTCGACGAGCGGCTGCACCGGCTGATCCACGACGCCTCGCGCAACCGCTTCATCCGCGACTTCTACGACGTGATCTCGATCATCTTCCACTACCATTACCAATGGGACAAATCCGACGAGAAGGAGCGCCACCGCGTCGCCCTGCGCGAGCACCTCGACTACATCGCCGCCCTGCGCTCGCGCGACCTGCGCCAGATCGACCAGACCTGCCGGGCCCATCTGCGCACCGCCCGGGCGACTCTGCTGCGCTCGATCGCGGTCGGCCCGCTGGGCGGTGCGCCGGCGCGGATGCACGGGCCGGAGGCCGTCGAGGCGCTTCCGCCCGCCGGATGA
- a CDS encoding TolC family protein gives MSVRRARMERLGCVLAILAGSAGAVRAQSLEEASAAALESSFVLRAERARQDGAEERLRGAIDAFMPTVAFTADRPLKSRITYAPEAAPPVVGLDATPRRAPSVVGITANLPLFDGFRRWNGYQTARTLAESGRLLLIGRRQQVLLDTAIAYLAVLRDTRILAAREAQRVAIQRIAAFTDKQFELNDATRTDVALARSRVQEAEALRLRAQADLTASRLDFTRLTRMAPERMLPPRLPDGLPRSADAYAELVRKANPDIAAFQLEAEAAGYQAKAAVADLLPKVNLQFSKIAQLGYSPALDRITDTTTRVVASVPIYEPGSLPRIGEASALARQRGYEAQDKELATLTAARIAFARRQATAEQYAQLTARIRELRETMRGFGIERAAGFRTVLDELNIRGELANAEVAAEIVLNERDGQALQLAAAAALLDAAPGGSPARRFESVAPPPPPALRRSLAAAPVEAVPVLRGSGAGPAAVGARALPAPVLRVSRAEAGSR, from the coding sequence ATGTCGGTGCGGCGCGCGAGGATGGAGAGGCTGGGCTGCGTCCTGGCGATCCTGGCGGGCTCCGCGGGTGCGGTCCGGGCGCAGAGCCTCGAGGAGGCCTCCGCGGCGGCGCTCGAATCGAGCTTCGTGCTGCGGGCCGAGCGCGCCCGGCAGGACGGCGCCGAGGAGCGCCTGCGCGGTGCCATCGACGCCTTCATGCCCACCGTCGCCTTCACGGCCGACCGGCCGCTCAAGAGCCGGATCACCTACGCGCCGGAGGCCGCCCCGCCGGTGGTCGGGCTCGACGCGACGCCGCGGCGGGCGCCGAGCGTGGTCGGGATCACCGCGAACCTGCCGCTCTTCGACGGGTTCCGGCGCTGGAACGGCTACCAGACCGCCCGCACGCTCGCCGAATCGGGCCGGCTGCTCCTGATCGGCCGGCGCCAGCAGGTGCTGCTCGACACCGCGATCGCCTATCTCGCGGTCCTGCGCGACACCCGGATCCTGGCGGCGCGCGAGGCGCAACGGGTCGCGATCCAGCGCATCGCCGCCTTCACCGACAAGCAGTTCGAGCTCAACGACGCCACCCGCACCGACGTGGCGCTCGCCCGCTCGCGGGTGCAGGAGGCCGAGGCCCTGCGCCTGCGGGCCCAGGCCGACCTCACGGCCTCCCGGCTCGATTTCACCCGGCTCACCCGGATGGCGCCGGAGCGGATGCTGCCGCCGCGCCTGCCCGACGGGCTGCCGCGCAGCGCCGACGCCTATGCCGAGCTGGTGCGCAAGGCGAATCCCGACATCGCGGCGTTCCAGCTCGAGGCGGAGGCCGCCGGCTACCAGGCCAAGGCGGCGGTCGCGGACCTGCTCCCCAAGGTCAACCTGCAATTCTCGAAGATCGCGCAGCTCGGCTACAGCCCGGCCCTCGACCGGATCACCGACACCACGACCCGGGTCGTCGCGAGCGTACCGATCTACGAGCCCGGCAGCCTGCCGCGGATCGGCGAAGCCTCGGCGCTCGCGCGCCAGCGCGGCTACGAGGCGCAGGACAAGGAACTGGCGACGCTCACCGCGGCCCGCATCGCATTCGCGCGGCGCCAGGCTACCGCCGAGCAATACGCCCAGCTGACGGCGCGGATCCGCGAACTGCGCGAGACGATGCGCGGCTTCGGCATCGAGCGGGCGGCGGGCTTCCGCACCGTCCTCGACGAACTGAACATCCGCGGCGAGCTCGCCAATGCCGAGGTGGCGGCGGAAATCGTGCTGAACGAGCGCGACGGGCAGGCGCTCCAGCTCGCCGCCGCGGCGGCGCTCCTCGACGCCGCGCCGGGTGGGTCGCCGGCGCGGCGGTTCGAGTCGGTCGCCCCGCCGCCGCCGCCGGCCCTGCGCCGCTCGCTCGCGGCGGCGCCTGTCGAGGCTGTGCCGGTCCTGCGCGGGAGCGGCGCAGGGCCGGCGGCGGTGGGGGCGAGGGCGCTGCCAGCGCCGGTGCTGCGGGTGTCGCGGGCGGAAGCCGGTTCCCGGTAG
- a CDS encoding peptidase domain-containing ABC transporter — MTDWLRRALTRKRRVRSILQNEANECGLAALAMVANYHRHDIDLAYLRALFPLSRNGMTLASIVQVADSLDLDASGYALDGVTELDQVALPAILHWRGNHFVVLEKIARGRYHVQDPEFGLRVYERADMERLFGGVVLEFAPRMDFRAIKVGDRLKLFDILRSARGLSGTVWQITLVSVAISLLGLTTPVLLQIALDVVIPQVDLDLMQMLAAGLVLMMLFEAFGQWLRGYIALRASTLLQLQFTRNVVGHALRLPLSYFELRHPGDFVTRIQSIDTIRTFMVGGLVTSFADIGTSFLLVGLMVYYSPVMASITLATLAAVLAMRFVTFPTLDRATAGSLEARSQEQASLIDGLQRIGSLKAHNSTELFAMNWFESFARFANLDFRAKKAGLDAEFLMHVVIAVSTVATLYLGITGVIKNTLTIGTLYAFIALRTDFFDRVNHLTSSLLQLAALKVHVARLDDVIGQAPEEGLHEAMVHRSIRKEVRVDNVTIRFGRGDEPILTGASLTIDVGRCETIAIVGASGSGKSSLMRILASLTEPAAGSVMVDGAPLSQFGKREYRANLGVVFADDGLFAGTVADNLSLFDPAVSHAEMEAALVRVGLREEIERLPQGYATHVSEEGSVLSTGQRRRLLLARAICRRPRLMLLDEVTANLDPATEVALVESLKGVKAAKVFITHSERLLDQVDRVFRIENGRLTEDPRPPEKPGAPVPEAA; from the coding sequence ATGACCGACTGGCTCAGGCGCGCGCTCACGCGCAAGCGGCGGGTGCGCTCGATCCTCCAGAACGAGGCCAACGAGTGCGGGCTCGCGGCGCTGGCGATGGTGGCGAATTACCACCGCCACGACATCGACCTCGCCTATCTGCGGGCGCTGTTTCCGCTGTCGCGCAACGGCATGACGCTCGCGAGCATCGTGCAGGTCGCCGACAGCCTCGATCTCGACGCCAGCGGCTACGCCCTCGACGGGGTGACCGAGCTGGATCAGGTGGCCCTGCCGGCGATCCTGCACTGGCGCGGCAACCACTTCGTGGTGCTGGAGAAGATCGCCCGCGGCCGGTACCACGTCCAGGATCCGGAATTCGGCCTGCGGGTCTACGAGCGCGCCGACATGGAGCGGCTGTTCGGCGGCGTCGTGCTCGAATTCGCGCCACGGATGGACTTTCGGGCGATCAAGGTCGGCGACCGGCTCAAGCTGTTCGACATCCTGCGCAGCGCCCGGGGCTTGAGCGGCACGGTGTGGCAGATCACGCTGGTCTCGGTGGCGATCTCGCTCCTCGGCCTCACCACCCCGGTGCTGCTCCAGATCGCGCTGGACGTGGTGATCCCGCAGGTCGACCTCGACCTGATGCAGATGCTGGCCGCCGGCCTGGTCCTGATGATGCTGTTCGAGGCGTTCGGGCAGTGGCTGCGCGGCTACATCGCCTTGCGCGCCTCGACGCTGCTCCAGCTCCAGTTCACCCGCAACGTCGTCGGCCACGCGCTGCGCCTGCCGCTGAGCTACTTCGAATTGCGCCATCCGGGCGACTTCGTGACCCGGATCCAGTCGATCGACACGATCCGCACCTTCATGGTCGGAGGCCTGGTGACGTCGTTCGCCGATATCGGCACGTCGTTCCTGCTCGTCGGGCTGATGGTCTATTACTCGCCCGTCATGGCGTCGATCACGCTGGCGACGCTGGCCGCGGTGCTGGCGATGCGCTTCGTCACCTTCCCGACGCTGGACCGCGCCACCGCCGGCTCGCTCGAGGCGCGCTCGCAGGAGCAGGCGAGCCTGATCGACGGGTTGCAGCGCATCGGCAGCCTGAAGGCCCACAACAGCACCGAGCTCTTCGCCATGAACTGGTTCGAGAGCTTCGCGCGCTTCGCCAATCTCGACTTCCGGGCGAAGAAGGCCGGGCTCGACGCCGAGTTCCTGATGCACGTCGTCATCGCGGTGAGCACCGTGGCGACGCTCTATCTCGGTATCACCGGCGTCATCAAGAACACGCTGACGATCGGCACGCTCTACGCCTTCATCGCCCTGCGCACCGACTTCTTCGACCGGGTCAACCACCTGACCTCGAGCCTGCTCCAGCTCGCCGCCCTCAAGGTCCACGTCGCCCGCCTCGACGACGTGATCGGCCAGGCGCCGGAGGAGGGCCTGCACGAGGCGATGGTCCACCGGTCGATCCGCAAGGAGGTGCGGGTCGACAACGTCACGATCCGGTTCGGCCGCGGCGACGAGCCGATCCTGACGGGGGCCTCCCTCACCATCGATGTCGGCCGCTGCGAGACGATCGCGATCGTCGGCGCCTCGGGCTCGGGCAAGTCGTCGCTGATGCGGATCCTCGCCAGCCTCACCGAGCCCGCCGCCGGCTCGGTCATGGTCGACGGCGCGCCGTTGAGCCAGTTCGGCAAGCGCGAGTACCGGGCCAATCTCGGGGTCGTCTTCGCCGATGACGGGCTCTTCGCCGGCACCGTGGCCGACAACCTGTCGCTGTTCGATCCCGCCGTGTCCCACGCCGAGATGGAGGCGGCCCTGGTCCGGGTCGGCTTGCGCGAGGAGATCGAGCGGCTGCCCCAGGGCTACGCCACCCACGTCTCGGAGGAGGGCAGCGTGCTCTCCACCGGCCAGCGCCGCCGCCTGCTGCTCGCCCGCGCGATCTGCCGCCGGCCGCGGCTGATGCTCCTCGACGAGGTGACGGCGAATCTCGACCCGGCGACGGAGGTCGCCCTCGTCGAGAGCCTGAAGGGCGTGAAGGCCGCCAAGGTGTTCATCACCCACTCCGAGCGCCTGCTCGATCAGGTCGACCGGGTCTTCCGGATCGAGAACGGGCGGCTGACGGAGGATCCGCGCCCGCCGGAGAAGCCCGGAGCGCCGGTGCCGGAGGCGGCGTGA